TCGTCGGCGTCCAGCACGAGGATCCAGTCATGCGCCGCGCGGCCGGTCGCAAAGTTGCGCTGCGCTCCAAAACCCAGCCACTCCTGCTCCACCACGCGCGCGCCATGTTCGACAGCAATATCACGGGTGGCATCACTGCTGCCCGAATCGACCACCAGTTTTTCGTCGGCGAAGGGCACGCTGTCGAGACAGCGGGCAATATTGTGCTGCTCGTTGTGGGTGAGCACGAGCAATGTAAGCGGCAGCGGCTGGGCGTTCGCGTTACTCATCGGGCTCATACCTGCCCCATCGGACGAGGCCCGTCAAAAGCTAACCAGAACGCTCTCTCCTGTAAAACGGAAAGCCGGGGCCGCTGCCGTATCCCCGTTACTGTTGCCGCAGCGCGGCGCCTGTGAGAAATAAAACCCCCGTAGCGTGGACTAGCAGCGTCAGTAAGTAGACGCCGTCCAAGCACCCTGCAACAACAAGGAGCAACACCGTGGCAGAACGTAAGGACAGTCCTGAACAGGCAGAGTTTCGTGAATATTGCCGGGCGTGGTTGGGTGAAAACCGCCCCGCACCGCCCTCGTTCAGGCTACCCCAGGGCGCCATCGAGGTAATGACCGAAGAACAGCGCGTGTACCTGGCCGACTGGCAATACAAGTGCTGGAAG
Above is a genomic segment from Candidatus Binatota bacterium containing:
- a CDS encoding glycosyltransferase, which gives rise to MSNANAQPLPLTLLVLTHNEQHNIARCLDSVPFADEKLVVDSGSSDATRDIAVEHGARVVEQEWLGFGAQRNFATGRAAHDWILVLDAD